One Microbacterium sp. W4I20 DNA window includes the following coding sequences:
- a CDS encoding ABC transporter permease — translation MSIPDQRVIIPADSREALDFAKGVRRRPDAGARRTWDRPVVRVLGGLLLPVLIIVSWQVATTSGFVEPYRLPAPATVFLAGVELAENGQLWTHIAISVQRVLLGFAIGSVVGLAAAGLVGLSRLGDVLLSPTLAAVRAVPSLAWVPLLILWMQIGEESKVTLIAIGAFFPVYTTVASALRHVDPHLVEAGRSFSLHGWSLFRTVQLPAVVPSVVSGLRLALAQAWLFLVAAELIASSMGLGFLLTDSQSTGRVDRILLSIVLLALLGTITNGILVLVEKYLLRRWA, via the coding sequence GTGAGCATTCCCGACCAGCGGGTCATCATCCCGGCCGATTCCCGAGAGGCACTCGACTTCGCGAAGGGGGTGCGCAGGCGCCCGGATGCCGGTGCGCGCCGCACCTGGGACCGTCCCGTCGTCCGCGTGCTGGGCGGCCTGCTGCTGCCCGTCCTCATCATCGTCTCCTGGCAGGTCGCGACCACGTCGGGCTTCGTCGAGCCGTACCGGCTGCCCGCTCCCGCGACGGTGTTCCTCGCCGGCGTGGAGCTGGCCGAGAACGGGCAGCTGTGGACCCACATCGCGATCTCGGTGCAGCGCGTGCTGCTCGGCTTCGCGATCGGCTCGGTGGTCGGTCTCGCGGCCGCCGGGCTCGTCGGACTCTCCCGGCTCGGTGACGTGCTGCTCAGCCCGACTCTCGCCGCCGTCCGCGCGGTGCCCTCGCTCGCCTGGGTTCCGTTGCTGATCCTGTGGATGCAGATCGGCGAGGAGTCGAAGGTCACGCTGATCGCGATCGGCGCCTTCTTCCCGGTGTACACGACGGTCGCATCGGCGCTCCGGCACGTGGACCCGCACCTGGTCGAGGCCGGCCGGTCGTTCAGCCTGCACGGCTGGTCGCTGTTCCGCACCGTGCAGCTGCCGGCTGTCGTGCCGTCGGTCGTCTCCGGGCTGCGGCTCGCTCTCGCGCAGGCCTGGCTGTTCCTCGTGGCCGCCGAGCTCATCGCCTCGTCGATGGGGCTGGGCTTCCTGCTGACCGACTCGCAGAGCACTGGCCGCGTGGATCGGATCCTCCTGTCGATCGTGCTGCTGGCCCTCCTCGGGACGATCACCAACGGCATCCTCGTGCTGGTCGAGAAGTACCTGCTCCGAAGGTGGGCGTGA
- the acs gene encoding acetate--CoA ligase yields the protein MTVTEARLQESRVYAPRADFAAQANLGGDVYERAEADPVAFWEEAARRLDWFEPWHTAHEWEPPVDDAIPAARWFVGGTLNVAYNCVDRHVEAGRGDKVALHFEGEPGDRVSVTYADLQRRVSQAANGLLALGIRPGDRVVIYLPVLVETIVITLACARIGAVHSLVFGGFSAEAVRFRLQDTGAKLLVTSDGQYRRGTATEVKSTADIAAADLPDLEHVLVLRRTGQEVPWTEGRDVWWHDVVDTASTEHEAQPFDAEHPLFIIYTSGTTGKPKGLVHTSGGYLTHASWAHWAHFDAKPDDVHWCTADLAWVTAHTYEIYGPLSNGLTQVIYEGTPDAPHRERHLEIIERYGVTVYYTAPTLIRTFMTWFGAELPTGHDLSTLRLLGTVGEAINPEAWVWFRRNFGRDELPVVDTWWQSETGAAMIAPLPGVTTLKPGSATVPLPGIDVAVVDEHGVEVAPGRSGTLVVRRPWPGMARTVWGNPQRYRDAYWSAYAGHGDFGGYYVAGDGATRDADGYIWILGRLDDVVNVSGHRLSTIEIESALVAHETVGEAGSAGVADPVTGQAVVAFVTPSGRSEVTPSALRAQVAHSIGPVAKPKHVVVVADLPKTRSGKIMRRLLAQLWEAEQDRRAGREPDPLGDTTSLQNPWAVDDIADVLATAESSATEISPQSN from the coding sequence GTGACGGTGACCGAAGCCCGGCTGCAGGAGTCGCGCGTCTACGCTCCGCGCGCCGATTTCGCGGCTCAGGCCAACCTGGGCGGCGATGTCTACGAGCGCGCCGAGGCGGATCCCGTCGCGTTCTGGGAAGAGGCCGCGCGTCGGCTGGACTGGTTCGAGCCGTGGCACACCGCGCACGAGTGGGAGCCGCCGGTCGACGATGCGATTCCTGCCGCGCGGTGGTTCGTGGGCGGCACGCTGAACGTCGCGTACAACTGCGTCGATCGGCATGTCGAAGCCGGTCGCGGTGACAAGGTCGCGCTGCACTTCGAGGGCGAGCCGGGGGATCGGGTCTCGGTCACCTACGCCGACCTGCAGCGGCGGGTGTCGCAGGCGGCGAACGGACTCCTGGCCCTCGGCATCCGTCCCGGCGATCGTGTCGTGATCTACCTGCCCGTGCTGGTCGAGACCATCGTGATCACGCTCGCGTGCGCGCGGATCGGTGCCGTCCACTCGCTCGTGTTCGGCGGATTCTCGGCCGAGGCCGTGCGGTTCCGGCTGCAGGACACCGGCGCGAAGCTGCTCGTCACGAGCGACGGCCAGTATCGACGGGGCACCGCCACCGAAGTGAAGTCAACGGCCGACATCGCCGCCGCCGACCTGCCGGACCTCGAGCACGTGCTCGTGCTGCGTCGCACGGGTCAGGAGGTGCCATGGACGGAAGGTCGCGACGTCTGGTGGCACGACGTGGTCGACACCGCGTCGACGGAGCACGAGGCGCAGCCGTTCGACGCCGAGCATCCGCTCTTCATCATCTACACCTCCGGGACGACCGGGAAGCCGAAGGGCCTCGTGCACACCTCGGGCGGGTATCTCACGCACGCGAGCTGGGCGCACTGGGCGCACTTCGACGCCAAACCCGACGACGTGCACTGGTGCACCGCCGATCTCGCGTGGGTGACCGCCCACACCTACGAGATCTACGGACCGCTGTCGAACGGACTCACGCAGGTCATCTACGAGGGCACGCCCGACGCTCCGCACCGGGAGCGGCACCTCGAGATCATCGAGCGCTACGGAGTGACCGTGTACTACACGGCGCCCACGCTGATCCGCACCTTCATGACCTGGTTCGGCGCCGAGCTCCCGACGGGTCACGATCTCTCGACACTCCGGCTGCTCGGCACCGTCGGGGAAGCCATCAATCCGGAGGCCTGGGTGTGGTTCCGGCGGAACTTCGGTCGCGATGAGCTGCCGGTCGTCGACACCTGGTGGCAGTCCGAGACCGGCGCCGCCATGATCGCTCCGCTGCCGGGTGTGACGACCCTCAAGCCGGGGTCGGCGACGGTTCCGCTGCCCGGCATCGACGTCGCCGTGGTCGATGAGCACGGAGTCGAGGTGGCGCCCGGTCGCTCGGGCACGCTGGTCGTGCGACGACCCTGGCCCGGTATGGCGCGCACGGTGTGGGGGAACCCGCAGCGCTACCGCGACGCGTACTGGTCGGCCTACGCCGGTCACGGCGACTTCGGCGGGTACTACGTCGCCGGCGATGGAGCGACCAGAGACGCCGACGGGTACATCTGGATCCTCGGGCGCCTCGACGACGTCGTCAACGTCTCCGGACACCGGCTGTCGACCATCGAGATCGAGTCGGCGCTGGTCGCCCATGAGACGGTCGGCGAGGCGGGCTCCGCCGGAGTCGCCGACCCCGTCACCGGTCAGGCGGTCGTCGCATTCGTGACGCCGTCCGGGAGGTCGGAGGTCACGCCCTCGGCGCTCCGCGCACAGGTGGCGCACTCCATCGGCCCGGTCGCCAAGCCCAAGCACGTGGTGGTCGTCGCCGATCTGCCCAAGACGCGCTCCGGCAAGATCATGCGCCGGTTGCTCGCGCAGCTCTGGGAGGCCGAGCAGGACCGCCGTGCCGGGCGCGAACCCGATCCGCTCGGCGACACCACATCACTGCAGAACCCCTGGGCCGTCGACGACATCGCCGACGTGCTCGCCACTGCTGAATCAAGCGCAACTGAAATCTCCCCGCAGTCGAACTGA